A region from the Achromobacter seleniivolatilans genome encodes:
- the phoB gene encoding phosphate regulon transcriptional regulator PhoB produces the protein MSSTILVVEDEPAIQELIAVNLSFAGHKVLRAFDADQAQTLIRAELPDLILLDWMLPGTSGLAMARKLRNDERTRAVPVIMLTAKGSEQDKVDGLEAGADDYITKPFSPKELMARIKAVLRRRAPQLTDDVIDVGGLKLDPVTHRLSGNAQSLQIGPTEFRLLHFFMTHPERVFSRSQLLDQVWGDHVFVEERTVDVHIRRLRKALEPSGHDAHVETVRGSGYRFTAQLPTR, from the coding sequence ATGTCCAGCACTATCCTCGTCGTCGAAGACGAACCCGCAATCCAGGAACTGATCGCCGTCAACCTGTCCTTCGCGGGGCACAAAGTGTTGCGCGCCTTCGACGCGGACCAGGCCCAAACCCTGATCCGCGCCGAACTCCCCGATCTGATCCTGCTGGATTGGATGTTGCCCGGCACGTCGGGCCTGGCCATGGCGCGCAAGCTGCGCAACGACGAACGCACCCGCGCCGTCCCGGTCATCATGCTGACCGCCAAGGGTTCCGAGCAAGACAAGGTAGATGGCCTGGAAGCCGGCGCCGACGACTACATCACCAAGCCGTTCTCGCCGAAAGAGCTGATGGCCCGCATCAAGGCCGTGCTGCGCCGCCGCGCGCCCCAGCTGACTGACGACGTGATCGACGTGGGCGGCCTGAAGCTGGACCCCGTCACGCATCGCCTGTCGGGCAATGCCCAGTCGCTGCAAATCGGCCCCACTGAATTCCGCCTGCTGCATTTCTTCATGACCCACCCCGAGCGCGTGTTCTCACGTTCGCAACTGCTGGATCAGGTCTGGGGCGACCACGTGTTCGTCGAAGAGCGTACCGTAGACGTCCATATCCGCCGCCTGCGCAAAGCCCTGGAACCCAGCGGCCATGATGCGCATGTGGAAACGGTTCGCGGCAGCGGTTACCGGTTTACGGCACAGCTTCCGACGCGGTAA